The Kocuria sp. TGY1127_2 genome includes a window with the following:
- a CDS encoding DUF3093 domain-containing protein encodes MSDSVSPNADDAGFGSSSAVEFHEKLYPSPGVWVCVVVFGFACFAVGAPINIPIAILVAIVLAATLGLILYASSPVLEVTADSLQVGRAHIEREYVGEVEIFRGENARIACGPAADGRAYMNFRPWVSPVARIHLVDPADPTPYWLTNSRRPEELALTLGTDPEMQENRTPSVNQVVVEPEDEDSTQG; translated from the coding sequence ATGTCTGACTCCGTCTCCCCGAACGCCGACGACGCCGGGTTCGGCTCTTCCTCGGCCGTCGAATTCCACGAAAAGCTCTATCCTTCCCCAGGGGTGTGGGTCTGTGTCGTGGTCTTCGGCTTTGCTTGCTTTGCCGTGGGCGCGCCGATCAATATTCCGATCGCCATTTTGGTGGCGATCGTTCTCGCCGCGACCCTGGGTCTTATCCTGTACGCTTCATCGCCAGTCCTCGAGGTGACCGCGGATTCCCTGCAGGTCGGTCGCGCGCATATTGAACGCGAATATGTGGGAGAGGTCGAGATTTTCCGCGGGGAGAACGCCCGCATTGCCTGCGGACCTGCCGCCGACGGCCGGGCCTATATGAATTTCCGACCGTGGGTGTCCCCCGTGGCTCGTATTCACTTGGTCGACCCGGCCGATCCCACGCCGTATTGGCTCACCAATTCGCGCCGCCCGGAAGAGCTGGCCCTGACTTTGGGCACGGACCCCGAAATGCAGGAGAACCGCACCCCTTCGGTCAATCAGGTGGTCGTCGAGCCCGAGGACGAGGACTCGACCCAAGGATGA
- a CDS encoding DUF4193 domain-containing protein: MATDYDAPRKQDEESSSDSIEELKSHRSDQQSNVVDEDENAAAESFELPGADLSHEELSVVVLPAQQDEFTCASCFLVRHRSQIAREEDGLFYCVECEA, from the coding sequence ATGGCTACCGATTACGACGCCCCGCGCAAGCAAGACGAAGAAAGCAGCTCCGATTCCATCGAGGAGCTGAAGTCGCACCGCAGCGACCAGCAGTCCAACGTGGTCGATGAGGACGAGAACGCAGCGGCCGAAAGTTTTGAGCTCCCCGGAGCAGACCTGTCCCATGAGGAACTATCCGTGGTCGTGCTTCCTGCGCAGCAGGATGAATTCACCTGTGCTTCGTGTTTCTTGGTTCGTCACCGTTCCCAGATTGCTCGCGAAGAAGACGGATTGTTCTACTGCGTGGAGTGCGAGGCCTGA
- the sepH gene encoding septation protein SepH produces the protein MDRLTFVGVQDDGEHLVLESADGEQRYQVRIDNSLRNAVVKARRAQAPRGLSGRGDYGPRDIQTRFRQGATVDEIVAESGWKPERVRRYEWPILAERAHIVTAARNVVVRSLDPRSRGRKTLNDQVVAVREDWNFAEGDAQWNSWQREDGQWNVTVSVNYSQPALAQIPSGADFPARFVYNPANQTVVAGNAVAEFLFGQPHEDAEELVSPGNEDPAQADSPGGPTEEAASPSDPADEGTGPEAVSSADQDASSASGEPAPEEAGYEESAPARKHLRAVADDEPNATESLLDELEARRGTAAGSDPDSDQHITGLTEKLPEPDTDADDDNASSTAKRDAATDSDPRGNRSRGGRPSVPSWDDIVFGQHRPKD, from the coding sequence ATGGATCGGCTGACCTTCGTGGGAGTCCAAGACGACGGCGAACACCTCGTTCTCGAGTCTGCGGACGGCGAGCAGCGATACCAAGTTCGCATCGACAATAGCCTGCGCAATGCCGTGGTGAAGGCCCGGCGAGCCCAGGCTCCGCGCGGCCTGAGCGGGCGCGGGGACTACGGTCCACGTGATATCCAGACGCGGTTCCGCCAAGGAGCGACTGTTGACGAAATCGTCGCCGAGTCCGGGTGGAAGCCCGAGCGAGTACGTCGCTACGAATGGCCGATCCTGGCCGAACGCGCGCACATCGTGACCGCCGCACGCAACGTCGTCGTGAGGTCCCTCGACCCCCGCTCTCGAGGACGCAAAACGCTCAACGACCAGGTCGTGGCGGTGCGTGAGGACTGGAATTTCGCAGAGGGCGATGCCCAGTGGAACTCGTGGCAACGCGAAGACGGGCAATGGAACGTCACAGTCTCGGTCAACTATTCTCAGCCGGCCCTCGCTCAGATTCCGTCCGGGGCCGATTTCCCGGCTCGGTTCGTGTACAACCCCGCGAACCAGACCGTGGTCGCCGGCAACGCCGTCGCCGAGTTCTTGTTCGGACAGCCGCATGAAGACGCCGAGGAGCTCGTTTCCCCAGGAAACGAAGACCCGGCGCAGGCCGACTCGCCCGGTGGGCCCACCGAAGAAGCAGCCTCCCCGTCCGATCCGGCAGATGAGGGAACGGGACCCGAGGCCGTTTCTTCCGCGGACCAGGATGCGTCAAGCGCATCGGGAGAGCCGGCGCCCGAGGAAGCCGGATACGAAGAGTCGGCACCGGCGCGGAAGCATTTGCGGGCGGTCGCAGACGATGAGCCGAATGCCACCGAATCGCTCCTGGACGAGCTCGAGGCACGTCGGGGAACCGCGGCCGGAAGCGATCCGGACAGCGACCAACACATCACGGGCCTGACCGAGAAACTTCCCGAACCAGATACCGACGCAGACGACGACAATGCTTCCTCGACCGCAAAGCGCGACGCCGCGACCGACAGCGATCCACGGGGCAATCGCTCACGCGGCGGTCGCCCGTCGGTACCGAGTTGGGACGACATCGTCTTCGGCCAACATCGTCCCAAAGACTAA
- a CDS encoding alkaline phosphatase family protein, with the protein MSCKNPRKDLTGQAFPAPPRYGEASIADLMTSAASLYRPVAESERSTEFPDSLDLGERLAANGKGRGPYRNVCVVLVDGLGSSLLSRHGGHAPHLRKSLDLGELDSALPSTTAASLAVLGTGMPTGQTGMVGYDVVDPDRGVVVNQLSGWDPAVDPLHWQPNPTIFERIDGLGDAVTVSMSAYEDSALTRAALRGSRFVAAGSTLARVSQAADILKTRNPTFMYLYWGELDQTGHKHGCTSERWLEALEELDHGLKRLSSRVGPDTLILLTADHGMVDVPEADRVDYSNIPELVAGVRLTAGEPRMVQLHLEDPDDAAVRRRLVEAWAHHFGDRAWILDREELISAGYFGDRIRPEVRHRIGDIIVAAHGSLALYDVRRTNTGALKMVGQHGSWTEEERSVPLRAWVGAGS; encoded by the coding sequence ATGAGCTGCAAAAACCCTCGTAAGGATCTGACGGGACAAGCGTTCCCGGCCCCACCTCGGTACGGGGAGGCATCGATTGCCGACCTCATGACCTCGGCGGCGTCCCTGTACAGACCGGTCGCGGAGTCCGAGCGGAGCACCGAATTCCCGGACTCGTTGGACCTCGGCGAGCGCCTTGCCGCAAACGGCAAAGGACGAGGGCCTTATCGTAACGTGTGTGTGGTGCTCGTGGACGGTTTGGGGAGCAGTTTGCTCTCTCGACACGGCGGACATGCGCCTCATCTCCGGAAATCCCTCGATCTGGGCGAGCTCGATTCCGCCTTGCCGTCGACGACCGCGGCATCCCTCGCCGTACTCGGAACAGGCATGCCGACGGGACAGACGGGCATGGTCGGCTACGACGTCGTCGATCCTGATCGGGGCGTCGTCGTGAACCAGCTCTCCGGATGGGACCCCGCCGTGGATCCGCTGCATTGGCAACCCAATCCGACGATCTTTGAGCGGATCGACGGTCTCGGAGACGCCGTCACCGTGTCCATGTCCGCATACGAAGACAGCGCTCTGACCCGGGCGGCGCTGCGCGGGAGCCGCTTCGTGGCAGCTGGATCGACGCTTGCTCGCGTGAGCCAAGCAGCGGATATCCTCAAGACCCGGAACCCGACGTTCATGTACCTCTACTGGGGAGAATTGGATCAGACCGGCCACAAGCACGGTTGCACGTCGGAGCGTTGGCTGGAAGCTCTCGAAGAACTGGACCACGGACTCAAGAGGCTTTCGTCTCGAGTTGGCCCCGATACCTTGATTCTCCTCACGGCCGATCACGGAATGGTCGATGTCCCCGAAGCAGACCGTGTGGACTATTCGAACATTCCCGAGCTGGTGGCTGGTGTCCGGCTGACAGCCGGTGAGCCGAGAATGGTGCAACTGCATCTCGAGGATCCCGACGACGCTGCTGTGCGTCGTCGTCTCGTCGAAGCCTGGGCTCATCATTTCGGAGATCGTGCGTGGATCCTCGACAGGGAGGAGCTGATTTCCGCCGGATACTTCGGAGACCGCATACGGCCCGAAGTCAGGCATCGCATCGGGGACATTATCGTTGCCGCACACGGTTCGCTGGCCCTGTACGACGTGCGGCGCACCAACACAGGGGCACTCAAGATGGTCGGACAACACGGTTCGTGGACCGAGGAAGAACGGTCGGTTCCCCTCAGGGCCTGGGTCGGTGCTGGAAGCTAA
- a CDS encoding DUF5998 family protein — MAESGNNGQNLDRDIVNAGFYPQLVSDVVRDALDGQIPSSHLVHLETHFDQTEVHRHVTVVALAGEIVQITHVDDQTLDEDGNQVVAHVSTETVPIRNLTSVTLSYAYRQPQNYTSDALAAEVTLMMSWTGSHRLDLQPAGCSDPQCDADHGYTGVAAREDVVLRISAEADGQQAVQDAKEFARALRRANTALSGTVHS; from the coding sequence ATGGCTGAGTCAGGAAACAACGGGCAGAACCTAGACCGCGATATCGTCAACGCGGGATTTTACCCTCAGTTGGTCAGCGACGTGGTGCGGGATGCCTTGGATGGGCAGATCCCATCCTCACACCTGGTTCACTTGGAGACCCACTTCGATCAGACCGAAGTTCACCGCCATGTGACCGTGGTGGCCTTGGCCGGGGAAATCGTTCAGATCACGCACGTTGATGACCAAACCTTGGACGAAGACGGAAATCAGGTCGTCGCCCACGTCTCGACCGAGACCGTTCCCATTCGTAATCTCACGTCGGTCACACTCTCGTATGCCTACAGGCAACCGCAGAACTACACCTCTGATGCGCTGGCCGCCGAAGTCACCCTGATGATGTCCTGGACCGGAAGCCATCGCCTCGATCTCCAGCCGGCCGGTTGCTCAGACCCCCAGTGCGACGCCGACCACGGCTACACCGGCGTCGCGGCGAGGGAAGACGTCGTCCTGCGCATCTCCGCCGAGGCGGACGGCCAGCAGGCAGTGCAGGATGCCAAAGAATTCGCGCGGGCACTGCGTCGGGCGAACACTGCACTGTCCGGAACCGTCCACTCCTGA
- a CDS encoding bifunctional GNAT family N-acetyltransferase/acetate--CoA ligase family protein — protein MAEENVYPSHWEADVVLRDGATAHLRPVLPTDQDALAAMYSRQSERTIYLRFFTYKSSLSAKELARFTTVDHHDRVAFVIMLGQEMIGIGRYDRTNDPHEAEVAFFISDAHHGRGIGSILLEHLAAAGLERGITKFSAEVLPENRKMLNVFSEAGFEVARVFDDGVVMVNFNIDPTKKSREVMATREHRAEAKSVSSLIAPRSVAIIGASRDWNQVGHEILVNIVEGGFTGPVYGINPEAFELAGMKAYPSIAEVPEPVDLAIITVPISAVAGVVEECGRVGVRGVCIVTGGYADDGARGRARQQALVRTARSSGMRVIGPASLGLINTDPAVNLNASLGEARPQPGGLGLFSQSAAIGVLLYTSARRRQLGFSSVLSAGNRADVSGNDMMQYWEDDGETTACCMYLESIGNPRKFSRIARRLARSKPVVVAKSDVTGVQLPPGHTGRTSSAPPEALNEMFRQSGVIRAETSEHLMDIAQLLVSQPLPRGRRVAVFSNAFALGQVIADACTSHGVEAKHTEHVLDTASPDIDALDMIRDAVLTALRSSEVDAAVASFLPSPLVGQDEITEVLADCGAETGKPVLAAFTGVVEPTPYQRGIYPCPREYRAAEADESFNYPGVPCYESPGAAIGALAAAMDYVAWRAQEDVFVEDIEGVNAKAVEEKIEELKPKIQGEGLLELDPRRTAELLGDYGIAVLESVPFETKNEACEAAEKLGYPVALKAIDPTMRHRLDLGGVRLGIEDQESLVRDIDLMRRTLATYGDFDLEVQSMAPTGQNCVIRAMEDPLLGPVVSFGMSGDSVNLLDDWAHRVPPLTQRDVEKLVRSPKASRKLFGYDGLPPVRVDLLEDLIRRVAELKDRHPEIALVELNPIMISGQTLTVLDSTVKLGNPQQRTDSARRTMSRS, from the coding sequence ATGGCCGAAGAGAATGTTTACCCCTCCCACTGGGAAGCCGACGTGGTGTTGCGTGACGGCGCAACCGCCCACCTCCGTCCCGTTCTCCCGACCGACCAGGACGCGCTCGCCGCGATGTATTCCCGTCAGTCGGAACGAACCATCTACTTGCGGTTCTTCACCTACAAATCGTCCTTGAGCGCCAAAGAGCTCGCCCGATTCACCACCGTCGACCATCATGACCGCGTAGCTTTCGTGATCATGCTTGGTCAAGAAATGATAGGCATCGGCCGTTACGACCGGACGAACGATCCCCACGAGGCGGAAGTCGCGTTCTTCATCTCGGATGCCCACCACGGCCGGGGAATAGGATCGATTCTCCTCGAGCATCTTGCGGCAGCAGGACTGGAGAGAGGTATCACCAAATTCTCGGCGGAAGTGCTTCCGGAGAACCGAAAAATGCTCAACGTGTTCTCGGAGGCCGGGTTCGAGGTGGCGCGAGTATTCGACGACGGCGTCGTCATGGTCAATTTCAATATCGACCCCACGAAAAAATCACGAGAGGTCATGGCGACCCGCGAGCACCGTGCCGAAGCGAAATCCGTGTCCTCCTTGATCGCTCCCAGATCGGTCGCGATCATCGGGGCCTCCCGTGATTGGAACCAGGTTGGGCACGAGATCCTCGTCAATATCGTCGAGGGCGGATTCACCGGCCCGGTCTACGGGATCAACCCCGAGGCCTTCGAACTTGCGGGCATGAAAGCGTACCCAAGCATCGCAGAGGTCCCCGAACCCGTCGACCTCGCGATCATCACCGTGCCGATCTCGGCTGTTGCGGGCGTTGTCGAGGAATGCGGCCGCGTGGGCGTACGCGGCGTGTGCATCGTCACGGGCGGATACGCCGACGACGGTGCGCGAGGGCGGGCTCGTCAACAAGCTCTCGTGCGCACTGCTCGAAGCTCCGGGATGCGCGTGATCGGGCCGGCCTCCTTGGGACTCATCAACACGGATCCGGCCGTGAACCTCAACGCTTCCCTCGGCGAAGCCAGGCCCCAGCCCGGAGGCCTTGGACTCTTCAGTCAATCAGCGGCCATCGGAGTGCTGCTGTACACGTCGGCACGCAGACGCCAGCTGGGGTTCTCTTCGGTTCTCTCAGCCGGGAACCGCGCCGACGTCTCCGGAAACGACATGATGCAGTACTGGGAGGACGACGGCGAAACCACCGCGTGCTGCATGTACCTCGAATCTATCGGCAATCCTCGCAAATTCTCCCGGATCGCCCGTCGCCTAGCTCGAAGCAAACCCGTCGTGGTCGCGAAGTCGGATGTGACCGGTGTCCAATTGCCTCCCGGACATACAGGCCGCACGAGTTCCGCTCCGCCGGAAGCCCTCAACGAGATGTTCCGCCAATCCGGAGTGATCAGAGCCGAAACCTCCGAACACCTCATGGACATTGCGCAGTTGCTCGTGTCCCAACCTCTGCCGCGAGGCCGGCGGGTCGCGGTTTTCTCCAATGCCTTCGCTCTCGGCCAGGTCATTGCGGACGCCTGCACGAGCCACGGCGTCGAGGCTAAGCACACCGAGCACGTGCTCGACACTGCCAGTCCCGACATCGATGCCCTGGACATGATCCGCGACGCCGTGCTCACGGCATTGCGCTCATCCGAGGTCGACGCAGCTGTTGCCTCGTTCCTGCCTTCTCCTCTGGTCGGGCAGGACGAAATTACCGAAGTCCTGGCGGATTGTGGAGCCGAAACCGGGAAACCCGTGCTCGCCGCCTTCACCGGCGTCGTGGAGCCTACCCCGTATCAGCGCGGAATTTATCCGTGCCCCCGCGAATACCGGGCTGCAGAAGCCGACGAGTCCTTCAACTACCCGGGCGTTCCTTGCTACGAGAGCCCGGGGGCGGCCATCGGGGCGCTCGCCGCGGCGATGGATTACGTGGCGTGGCGTGCACAGGAAGACGTTTTCGTCGAGGACATTGAGGGCGTGAACGCCAAAGCGGTCGAGGAAAAGATCGAGGAGCTCAAACCCAAGATCCAGGGGGAAGGGCTGCTGGAACTGGATCCACGTCGAACCGCCGAACTGCTGGGCGACTACGGAATCGCCGTCCTGGAATCGGTGCCATTCGAGACCAAGAACGAGGCCTGCGAGGCCGCCGAGAAACTCGGCTATCCCGTCGCACTCAAAGCGATCGATCCGACCATGCGACACCGGTTGGACCTTGGGGGAGTGCGGCTCGGAATCGAAGACCAGGAATCGCTCGTACGGGACATCGATCTGATGCGACGCACGCTGGCCACGTACGGGGACTTCGACCTCGAGGTCCAGAGTATGGCCCCCACGGGACAGAACTGCGTTATTCGTGCAATGGAGGACCCTCTACTCGGTCCGGTCGTGTCCTTCGGCATGTCGGGGGACTCGGTCAACTTGCTGGACGACTGGGCGCACCGTGTTCCGCCATTGACCCAGAGAGATGTCGAAAAGCTCGTACGATCGCCCAAAGCATCCAGAAAACTCTTCGGCTACGATGGATTACCCCCGGTACGTGTGGACCTCCTCGAAGACCTCATCCGTCGCGTAGCCGAGCTCAAGGACAGACATCCGGAAATAGCTCTGGTCGAACTCAACCCGATCATGATTTCCGGTCAGACCCTTACTGTCCTGGATTCCACCGTGAAACTGGGCAATCCGCAGCAGAGAACGGACAGCGCTCGTCGGACGATGTCACGCTCATGA
- a CDS encoding DNA topoisomerase (ATP-hydrolyzing) subunit A, with translation MAPRRKSSNTPEDFPLDVVENIVDIDVSSEMETSFLEYSYSVIYSRALPDARDGLKPVQRRILYMMTQMGLRPDRGHVKSARVVGEVMGKLHPHGDSAIYDAMVRLAQPFAMRLPLVDGHGNFGSVDDGPAAARYTEARMAPASLALTGDLDEDVVDFVPNYDNQFTQPGVLPAAFPNLLVNGSSGIAVGMATNMAPHNLREVIAGARHLIEQPDATLDEIMRFIPGPDLPTGGKIVGLDGIKDAYATGRGSFKTRAKVSIEQVTARKQGLVITELPYLVGAEKVIEKIKDGVQSKKLSGISDVVDLTDRKNGTRLVVELKNGFNPHAVLQSLYKYTPLEDSFGINNVALVDGQPRTLGLLDLLKVYVGHRIDVVRRRTAFRLGKSKDRLHLVEGLLVAILDIDEVIEIIRSSDQTAQARERLMMVFDLSEAQANHILELRLRQLTKFSRIELETERDELRAKIEELESILASDAKLRGVVSDELAEVAERYGTDRRTELAGSDDLAKLASAVTDSGAKTAKKGLGLALEIADDPCWVALSTSGQLGRTPGGPGGRESFEDPGKRIKHDALRSLVPATARGEIGAVLSSGRMVRVNVMDIPQLELSGSAPNLGTGVQVKDFLTLEKGESLVGLAPLNQVIALGTAQGVVKRVNPDYPLNRDDWPIISLKDGDELVGVTHASNDDNLVFITREAKLLSFDAAKVRPQGRTAGGVAGIKLAEGDRVLYFGAIAPGEPAVVVTVSDSGEALPGTVAGSAKITEFSEYPSKGRATGGVRAHRFLKGESVLRLAWAGRGPAKAVSAAGVSRSLPTEYGTRDGSGVQLSQSIDAIGPALGSGAEDGSVRDDTDDSVDITAS, from the coding sequence ATGGCCCCCCGCCGTAAGTCGTCGAATACTCCCGAGGATTTCCCGCTCGACGTCGTCGAGAACATCGTCGATATCGATGTGTCGTCCGAAATGGAAACGAGCTTCCTCGAGTACTCGTATTCGGTGATCTATTCTCGTGCACTTCCGGACGCACGCGACGGTCTCAAACCTGTGCAACGGCGCATTCTCTATATGATGACCCAAATGGGCCTGCGCCCGGATCGGGGTCACGTGAAGTCTGCCCGCGTGGTCGGAGAGGTCATGGGCAAGTTGCATCCTCACGGGGACAGCGCCATCTACGACGCCATGGTTCGGCTAGCGCAGCCTTTCGCGATGCGCCTGCCTTTGGTCGATGGGCACGGCAATTTCGGCTCGGTCGACGACGGTCCCGCGGCTGCCCGTTACACCGAGGCCCGTATGGCACCTGCGTCCCTCGCTCTGACCGGCGATCTGGATGAAGACGTCGTGGATTTCGTGCCCAATTACGACAACCAGTTCACGCAACCGGGTGTCCTTCCCGCGGCATTCCCGAATCTATTGGTCAACGGCTCCTCGGGGATTGCCGTGGGCATGGCAACCAATATGGCCCCGCACAATCTTCGCGAAGTCATTGCGGGAGCCCGGCATTTGATCGAGCAACCGGATGCGACCCTCGATGAGATCATGAGGTTCATTCCTGGTCCGGATCTGCCGACGGGCGGCAAGATCGTCGGGCTAGACGGCATCAAGGATGCATATGCGACGGGCCGTGGATCCTTCAAAACCCGTGCCAAGGTCAGCATCGAACAGGTCACGGCCCGGAAACAAGGCCTCGTGATCACCGAACTGCCGTATCTGGTGGGCGCGGAGAAAGTCATTGAGAAAATCAAGGACGGTGTCCAGTCCAAGAAGCTCTCAGGCATTTCCGACGTCGTGGATCTCACGGACCGCAAGAACGGCACGCGGCTCGTCGTAGAGCTCAAGAATGGGTTCAATCCCCACGCTGTCTTGCAGTCGTTGTACAAGTACACGCCGCTCGAGGACTCGTTCGGGATCAACAACGTGGCGCTGGTCGACGGCCAGCCCCGGACACTGGGTCTGTTGGACCTGTTGAAGGTTTACGTCGGGCACAGGATCGACGTCGTTCGTCGCCGAACTGCCTTCCGCTTGGGCAAATCCAAGGACCGGTTGCACCTGGTCGAGGGCCTTCTGGTTGCAATTCTCGACATCGATGAAGTCATCGAGATCATTCGGTCCTCGGATCAGACGGCTCAGGCACGAGAGCGACTGATGATGGTCTTCGACCTGAGCGAGGCCCAAGCCAATCACATCCTGGAATTGCGTCTGCGCCAATTGACCAAGTTCTCCCGCATCGAGCTGGAAACCGAGCGGGACGAACTCCGCGCGAAAATCGAAGAACTCGAGTCGATCCTCGCTTCCGATGCCAAATTGCGCGGCGTGGTCTCGGACGAGCTGGCCGAGGTCGCCGAACGCTACGGAACGGATCGCCGCACCGAGTTGGCTGGCTCGGACGATCTGGCGAAGTTGGCCTCCGCGGTGACCGATTCGGGAGCGAAAACTGCAAAGAAGGGGCTGGGTCTTGCTCTGGAGATAGCGGACGACCCGTGTTGGGTCGCGCTCTCCACGTCAGGTCAGCTCGGGCGAACTCCGGGTGGGCCCGGCGGCAGGGAGTCCTTCGAGGACCCCGGGAAACGGATCAAGCACGATGCCCTGCGTTCTTTGGTGCCGGCGACTGCCCGGGGCGAGATCGGGGCCGTCCTCTCCTCGGGACGAATGGTCCGCGTCAACGTCATGGACATACCGCAGCTAGAGCTCTCCGGAAGTGCACCGAACCTCGGCACTGGTGTTCAGGTCAAGGACTTCCTGACCTTGGAAAAGGGCGAGTCGTTGGTCGGCCTCGCGCCACTCAATCAAGTCATCGCGCTCGGTACGGCGCAAGGCGTCGTCAAGCGCGTCAATCCGGACTACCCGTTGAACAGGGACGACTGGCCCATCATTTCGCTCAAGGACGGCGACGAGCTGGTGGGAGTCACGCATGCATCGAATGATGACAATCTGGTTTTCATCACTCGCGAGGCCAAGCTTCTATCCTTCGACGCGGCCAAGGTCCGCCCGCAGGGTCGTACCGCAGGAGGTGTCGCGGGAATCAAATTGGCCGAAGGAGACCGCGTTCTGTATTTCGGCGCCATCGCACCGGGCGAGCCCGCTGTCGTCGTGACGGTTTCCGATTCGGGCGAAGCGCTGCCGGGGACTGTGGCCGGGTCGGCGAAGATCACTGAATTCAGTGAGTACCCGTCCAAGGGGCGAGCCACAGGTGGTGTACGTGCCCACCGTTTCCTCAAGGGCGAGTCGGTCCTTCGGCTTGCGTGGGCCGGCAGGGGTCCGGCCAAGGCCGTCTCAGCGGCCGGCGTCTCCCGGTCCTTGCCGACCGAATACGGTACCCGCGACGGCTCGGGGGTTCAGCTCTCACAGTCGATCGATGCCATCGGACCAGCCCTCGGATCCGGTGCAGAAGACGGTTCGGTGCGAGACGACACCGATGATTCGGTCGACATCACGGCTAGCTAG
- a CDS encoding endonuclease/exonuclease/phosphatase family protein yields MRKGLKLASVVFLLPPLYLVFVLVTPWLAVQGIGIAAPWTTRLVFGQILAFPVLVGCAMGLLFLMWALLGWTSRFLSHDRRTVNVTPLLGILVSAVCVVLAANPVSESQTGPSEGETLSVVSWNVHDELNLNDLRDLVVDDPEVVVLPEASTGPLETHLAQLGKGGQYQIFATETKAGVSPTTVMISKNMGRYQVRDGAETTLGTLTVEPRDQNSRKPVILGVHTASPVPNWMDLWDSDVGNVLDAVCSPRHERERPVIAAGDYNANPWHGHMASIPSREGCSDALPSSGVSTGTWPSAAPAWARTQIDHIVVNGAVRVEDGKVMSLTGPSDHVPVTATLRY; encoded by the coding sequence ATGCGCAAAGGCCTCAAGCTTGCTTCGGTCGTATTTCTGCTCCCTCCGCTGTACCTGGTGTTCGTGCTGGTGACTCCGTGGCTGGCGGTGCAGGGCATCGGGATCGCCGCACCGTGGACCACCCGACTCGTCTTCGGCCAGATCTTGGCCTTCCCAGTGCTTGTCGGTTGCGCCATGGGGCTCTTGTTCTTGATGTGGGCGCTGCTCGGCTGGACATCCCGATTTCTCTCGCACGATCGCCGCACCGTCAATGTGACACCCCTACTCGGCATCCTGGTCTCGGCGGTTTGCGTGGTCTTGGCTGCCAATCCGGTATCCGAGTCGCAGACGGGCCCGTCCGAGGGCGAAACCCTCTCCGTGGTGAGCTGGAACGTCCATGACGAGCTGAACTTGAATGATCTCCGGGACCTCGTCGTCGACGACCCGGAGGTCGTGGTCCTGCCGGAGGCGAGTACGGGGCCGCTCGAGACTCACCTGGCTCAACTGGGCAAGGGCGGGCAATACCAAATCTTTGCAACCGAAACCAAAGCCGGGGTTTCCCCGACGACGGTCATGATCTCGAAGAACATGGGGCGGTACCAGGTCCGGGACGGAGCGGAGACCACATTGGGCACATTGACCGTAGAACCGCGCGACCAGAATTCCCGAAAACCGGTCATCCTCGGTGTGCACACCGCTAGTCCCGTTCCGAATTGGATGGACCTGTGGGACTCGGATGTCGGGAACGTTCTCGATGCCGTGTGCTCTCCTCGTCACGAACGTGAACGCCCCGTCATCGCCGCGGGTGACTACAACGCCAATCCGTGGCACGGCCACATGGCGAGCATTCCCTCGCGTGAAGGATGCTCGGATGCCCTTCCGTCATCGGGCGTGTCCACCGGAACCTGGCCGAGCGCTGCCCCTGCGTGGGCCAGAACTCAGATCGACCACATCGTGGTCAATGGGGCCGTCCGAGTGGAAGACGGCAAAGTCATGTCACTTACGGGTCCCTCGGACCACGTGCCAGTGACAGCAACCCTGCGATACTAG